In a genomic window of Streptomyces sp. BHT-5-2:
- the eccD gene encoding type VII secretion integral membrane protein EccD: protein MSTGTGFRRVAVVAPDSRIDVALPENIPVSDIYPEILRLTGQRQPPGAPTGYYLFRADGSALDSARTLADQRVLDGEMLHLRPFSQSLPPAVFDDVSDAVAAAVTRDRRLWNDDLLRGTGLVGVGVLLTLLALVLWFADPVRHDMHSLPGVIAGTAGVLLAAFAGVRARVYGDQPSAVALGLGALPVVLCAGSGIVGPDAGHGSGRLQFLLGCVAMLVVSVALVALSPSGDAPFIAATFAAAVATLAAFLAIVSEATAAQAAAVCAPVVIGVMAFLPGLATRLARLPIGYATPRSLSEEREAGAGAELRGAEEPVGLEPVDQERIAAQARRGHELLLGLLGGCCTVLIGASGVLGFTHSAWAQLLALATGLATLLRARLFRYTVQVACAVVAGLAALSLLTLGVAFNPPTGMLNDFLAGDRTPLDLRTLWLALVVIGAVALVTTVALTVPKKGLTPFWGRVLDLADGFLLLSLMPLCLAVLDLYSLARSMTSG, encoded by the coding sequence ATGAGTACGGGGACCGGCTTCCGCAGGGTTGCAGTGGTCGCCCCCGACAGCCGTATCGACGTGGCACTGCCCGAGAACATCCCGGTCTCCGACATCTACCCGGAGATCCTGCGCCTGACCGGCCAGCGACAGCCCCCGGGCGCACCGACCGGCTACTACCTCTTCCGTGCCGACGGCAGCGCGCTCGACAGCGCACGCACCCTCGCCGACCAGCGTGTCCTCGATGGCGAGATGCTGCACCTGCGCCCCTTCTCGCAGTCGCTCCCACCGGCGGTCTTCGACGATGTCTCGGACGCGGTGGCCGCCGCCGTCACCCGCGACCGCCGCCTGTGGAACGACGACCTGCTGCGCGGGACGGGCCTGGTCGGGGTCGGGGTACTGCTCACTCTCCTCGCCCTGGTGCTGTGGTTCGCCGACCCGGTACGGCACGACATGCACAGCCTGCCGGGTGTGATCGCCGGCACGGCCGGTGTGCTGTTGGCCGCGTTCGCGGGGGTCCGGGCCCGGGTCTACGGGGACCAGCCGTCCGCCGTCGCACTGGGGCTGGGCGCGCTCCCAGTGGTGCTGTGCGCGGGTTCGGGGATCGTCGGTCCGGATGCCGGTCACGGGTCCGGGCGGCTGCAGTTCCTGCTGGGCTGTGTCGCCATGCTGGTCGTCTCCGTTGCCCTGGTTGCGCTGTCGCCATCCGGTGATGCGCCGTTCATCGCTGCCACGTTCGCCGCGGCCGTCGCCACCCTGGCCGCCTTCCTCGCCATCGTCAGCGAGGCGACGGCCGCCCAGGCCGCAGCCGTCTGCGCACCCGTCGTCATCGGTGTCATGGCCTTTCTGCCAGGGCTGGCCACGCGCCTGGCCCGGCTGCCCATCGGATACGCCACTCCGCGCAGCCTGAGCGAAGAGCGGGAGGCCGGGGCGGGGGCGGAACTAAGGGGTGCTGAGGAGCCCGTCGGCCTGGAACCCGTCGACCAGGAGCGCATCGCCGCCCAGGCCCGCCGCGGGCATGAGCTGCTGCTGGGGCTCCTCGGCGGCTGTTGCACCGTCCTCATCGGCGCTTCGGGCGTCCTCGGCTTCACCCACTCCGCATGGGCGCAGCTCCTCGCCCTCGCCACCGGCCTGGCGACGCTGCTGCGTGCCCGGCTCTTCCGCTACACCGTCCAGGTCGCCTGCGCGGTCGTCGCCGGCCTGGCCGCACTCTCCCTCCTCACGCTGGGCGTCGCCTTCAACCCGCCCACCGGGATGCTGAACGACTTCCTTGCAGGCGACCGCACTCCACTGGATCTGCGTACGCTGTGGCTGGCGCTGGTGGTGATCGGCGCGGTGGCGCTGGTGACGACGGTTGCGCTGACGGTGCCGAAGAAGGGGCTGACGCCGTTCTGGGGCCGGGTGCTCGATCTCGCCGATGGATTCCTGCTGCTGTCCCTGATGCCGCTGTGTCTGGCGGTCCTGGACCTGTACAGCCTGGCGCGGAGTATGACGAGCGGTTGA
- the eccCa gene encoding type VII secretion protein EccCa, whose amino-acid sequence MSQIVVKRPPRALPPGPATDELHLQAPPELPRGQHEGVLMQLLPMLGMGSSVVFFFMPGMPSFMRIMGALMLVSTIGMVIAQIVRYRRGTQGEMAQSRRDYLKYLAQTRRRIRRTATTQRNAQHYLHPAPDQLWSIVAEGSRVWERRIGDADFGQARIGLGTQQLATPLVAPDTAPIDELEPLTAGIMQRFLATHGSLHNMPIALSLRAFYHLTISGDPACAQGTARSLIGQLATLHSPADLLLAVVAAPGAIDRWEWTKWLPHAQLPTSADGAGTRRLFTDHLTELETLLAGHLTDRPRFSKDAPPLLDRPHLVIVLDGGMVPADSAFAAPEGLQGVTVIEVISGELDEPRGGLSVTSHPTRLRLESAVSAYDGTPDLLSLERADTLARQLAPLYVDGTDEDEPLLANLDFTDLLDLGDPAQVDTAHTWRPRSQPERLRVPIGIDESGQPVMLDLKEAAQNGMGPHGLCVGATGSGKSELLRTLVLGLSVTHSSETLNFILADFKGGATFAGMSALPHVAAVITNLADDLSLVDRMGDSIRGELQRRQELLRQAGNFAGIHDYEKARAAGHPLDPLPSLVLVIDEFSELLTAKPDFIEMFIQIGRIGRSLGVHLLLASQRLEEGRLRGLDTYLSYRIGLRTFSAAESRVALGVPDAYHLPSVPGSGYLKHGTDEMTRFKAAYVSGPHRSASSRTDHDALPIRQRAALFTATPVPVTVPVASTTPTAQPTPEAVTWTEDALGDTAALSDTVLDVIVRRLDGQGPPAHRVWLPPLDTAPTLDQLLPALTTTPDRGLHATDYLSTGRPLTVPFGLVDKPFEQRRDTLHHDFSGATGHLLIVGGPQSGKSTLLRTLISAFALTHTPHEAQFYGLDFGGGSLSSTADLPHVGSIASRLDPERIRRTVAEVAGILARREEYFRTHNIDTIATYRRRRAEGHLPDQPWGDVFLVIDGWGPFKDEYELLEPIVTDLASRGLGFGIHVILTASRHLEVRAALKDQILGRLELRLTDPMDSEFDRKTAANVPPGVPGRGQTPNKLHFMTALPHIGKPGAATELADSAAEFVRNIAEHWPGPSAPAVRLLPLTVPATHLPKGSDFPHRGIALGLDETNLEPVYADFETDPFLLVFGESESGKTATLRHLAHKIAERYTPDEAKIVVGDYRRTLLDAIPTTHLLEYAPTDDSLNVHMNALAGLMERRRPTPDVTPQQLRDRSWWTGPRFFVLLDDYDLIATSTNNPLATLTDKLPYARDTGIHFILTRTTAGISRALYEPTLQRLTELGAQALILSGDPNDGDILANVRPRPLPPGRAHYITRKRGTSLIQLGWHPDQ is encoded by the coding sequence GTGAGCCAGATCGTCGTCAAGCGCCCACCGCGGGCGCTTCCGCCCGGCCCCGCCACGGACGAGCTGCACCTGCAAGCCCCGCCGGAGCTGCCGCGCGGCCAGCACGAGGGCGTGCTGATGCAGCTCCTGCCGATGCTCGGCATGGGCTCGTCGGTGGTCTTCTTCTTCATGCCGGGCATGCCGTCTTTCATGCGCATCATGGGCGCGCTGATGCTCGTCTCGACGATCGGCATGGTCATCGCCCAGATCGTCCGCTACCGCCGAGGCACTCAGGGCGAGATGGCGCAGAGCCGCCGGGACTACCTCAAATACCTGGCGCAGACCCGCCGCCGCATCCGCCGCACCGCCACCACCCAACGCAACGCCCAGCACTACCTCCACCCCGCCCCCGACCAGCTGTGGTCCATCGTCGCCGAGGGCAGCCGAGTCTGGGAACGCCGCATCGGCGACGCCGACTTCGGACAGGCCCGCATCGGCCTGGGCACCCAACAACTGGCCACCCCGCTCGTCGCCCCCGACACCGCCCCCATCGACGAACTCGAACCCCTCACCGCCGGCATCATGCAGCGCTTCCTCGCCACCCACGGCTCACTGCACAACATGCCGATCGCACTCTCCCTGCGCGCCTTCTACCACCTCACCATCTCCGGCGACCCGGCCTGCGCCCAAGGCACGGCCCGCTCCCTGATCGGCCAACTCGCCACCCTCCACTCACCCGCCGACCTCCTTCTCGCCGTGGTGGCAGCCCCCGGCGCCATCGACCGGTGGGAGTGGACGAAGTGGCTGCCGCACGCCCAACTGCCCACCTCAGCTGACGGCGCCGGCACCCGGCGCCTGTTCACCGACCACCTCACCGAACTCGAAACCCTCCTGGCCGGCCACCTCACCGACCGCCCCCGCTTCAGCAAGGACGCTCCACCCCTCCTCGACCGGCCCCACCTCGTCATCGTCCTGGACGGCGGCATGGTCCCTGCGGACTCCGCCTTCGCCGCCCCCGAGGGGCTCCAGGGCGTCACCGTCATCGAGGTCATCTCCGGCGAACTCGACGAACCCCGCGGCGGCCTGTCGGTAACATCCCACCCCACCCGCCTGCGCCTGGAGTCCGCCGTCTCCGCCTACGACGGCACCCCCGACCTGCTCTCCCTGGAACGCGCCGACACCCTCGCCCGTCAACTCGCACCCCTCTACGTGGACGGCACCGACGAGGACGAACCGCTCCTGGCCAACCTGGACTTCACCGACCTCCTCGACCTCGGCGACCCCGCCCAGGTGGACACCGCCCACACCTGGCGCCCCCGCTCCCAACCCGAACGCCTACGCGTCCCGATCGGCATCGACGAATCCGGCCAGCCCGTCATGCTCGACCTCAAGGAGGCCGCCCAGAACGGCATGGGCCCTCACGGTCTGTGCGTCGGCGCCACCGGCTCCGGCAAATCAGAACTCCTGCGCACCCTCGTCCTGGGCCTCTCGGTCACCCACTCCTCCGAAACCCTCAACTTCATCCTCGCCGACTTCAAGGGCGGCGCCACCTTCGCCGGCATGTCCGCCCTCCCGCACGTCGCCGCCGTCATCACCAACCTCGCCGACGACCTCTCCCTCGTCGACCGCATGGGCGACTCCATTCGCGGCGAACTCCAGCGCCGCCAGGAACTCCTCCGCCAGGCTGGCAACTTCGCAGGCATCCACGACTACGAAAAGGCCCGCGCCGCCGGCCACCCCCTCGACCCGCTGCCCTCCCTCGTCCTGGTCATCGACGAGTTCAGCGAACTGCTCACCGCCAAGCCCGACTTCATCGAGATGTTCATCCAGATCGGCCGCATCGGCCGATCCCTCGGCGTCCACCTCCTCCTCGCCTCCCAACGCCTGGAAGAAGGCCGCCTGCGCGGCCTGGACACCTACCTCTCCTACCGGATCGGCCTGCGCACCTTCTCCGCCGCCGAATCCCGCGTCGCCCTCGGCGTCCCCGACGCCTACCACCTCCCCTCCGTCCCCGGCTCCGGCTACCTCAAGCACGGCACGGACGAGATGACCCGCTTCAAGGCCGCCTACGTCTCGGGCCCCCACCGCTCGGCGAGCAGCCGCACGGACCACGACGCACTTCCCATCCGGCAGCGCGCCGCCCTCTTCACCGCCACACCCGTCCCCGTCACCGTCCCGGTCGCCAGCACCACCCCGACCGCGCAGCCCACCCCCGAGGCCGTCACGTGGACCGAAGACGCTCTGGGCGACACGGCCGCCCTGTCCGACACCGTCCTGGACGTCATCGTCCGCCGCCTCGACGGCCAGGGACCACCCGCCCACCGCGTCTGGCTCCCACCCCTGGACACCGCCCCCACCCTCGACCAACTCCTCCCGGCCCTGACCACCACCCCCGACCGCGGCCTGCACGCCACCGACTACCTCTCCACCGGCCGCCCCCTCACCGTCCCCTTCGGCCTCGTCGACAAGCCCTTCGAACAACGCCGAGACACCCTCCACCACGACTTCTCCGGCGCCACCGGCCACCTCCTCATCGTCGGCGGCCCCCAATCCGGCAAATCCACCCTCCTACGCACCCTCATCAGCGCCTTCGCCCTCACCCACACACCCCACGAAGCCCAGTTCTACGGCCTCGACTTCGGCGGCGGCTCACTCAGCTCCACCGCCGACCTCCCACACGTCGGCTCCATCGCCTCCCGCCTGGACCCCGAACGCATCCGCCGCACCGTCGCCGAGGTCGCCGGCATCCTCGCCCGCCGCGAGGAGTACTTCCGCACCCACAACATCGACACCATCGCCACCTACCGCCGACGCCGCGCCGAAGGCCACCTCCCCGACCAGCCATGGGGCGACGTCTTCCTCGTCATCGACGGCTGGGGCCCCTTCAAGGACGAATACGAACTGCTGGAGCCGATCGTCACCGACCTCGCCTCCCGCGGCCTCGGCTTCGGCATCCACGTCATCCTCACCGCCTCACGCCACCTCGAAGTCCGCGCAGCACTCAAGGACCAAATCCTCGGCCGCCTGGAACTCCGCCTTACCGACCCCATGGACTCCGAGTTCGACCGCAAAACCGCCGCCAACGTCCCACCCGGCGTCCCCGGCCGCGGCCAAACCCCCAACAAACTCCACTTCATGACCGCCCTCCCTCACATCGGGAAGCCGGGTGCCGCTACCGAACTCGCCGACTCTGCTGCAGAGTTCGTCCGTAACATCGCGGAGCACTGGCCTGGGCCCTCCGCCCCCGCGGTCCGCCTCCTCCCCCTCACCGTCCCCGCCACCCACCTCCCCAAGGGATCGGACTTCCCCCACCGCGGCATCGCCCTCGGCCTCGACGAAACCAACCTCGAACCCGTCTACGCCGACTTCGAAACCGACCCCTTCCTCCTCGTCTTCGGCGAAAGCGAATCCGGCAAGACCGCCACCCTCCGCCACCTCGCCCACAAAATCGCCGAACGCTACACCCCCGACGAAGCCAAAATCGTCGTCGGCGACTACCGTCGCACCCTCCTCGACGCCATCCCCACCACCCACCTCCTCGAATACGCCCCCACTGACGACTCCCTCAACGTCCACATGAACGCCCTCGCTGGCCTCATGGAACGCCGCCGCCCCACCCCCGACGTCACCCCCCAACAACTCCGTGACCGCAGCTGGTGGACCGGCCCCCGCTTCTTCGTCCTCCTCGACGACTACGACCTCATCGCCACCAGCACCAACAACCCCCTAGCAACCCTCACCGACAAACTCCCCTACGCCCGCGACACCGGCATCCACTTCATCCTCACCCGCACCACCGCCGGCATCTCCCGCGCCCTCTACGAACCCACCCTCCAACGCCTCACCGAACTCGGCGCCCAAGCCCTCATCCTGTCCGGCGACCCCAATGACGGCGACATCCTCGCCAACGTCCGCCCCCGCCCCCTGCCGCCAGGCCGGGCCCACTACATCACCCGCAAGCGCGGCACATCCCTGATCCAACTCGGCTGGCACCCCGACCAGTAG
- a CDS encoding phosphotransferase family protein, translating into MDAVVNNEGLTEASAARALASACSQVGLGSQSADLLRLGENAIYALPSESIAVRVARADTEDIKRRVAKELAVSRWLTSQGFPAVRPLDELPQPVQADGRLVTFWEYVPPSHVEPNLTDLAKLLRDLHALPRPDFPLPVLDPFPIMRRRLALTHGVERQDVEFLTEACDRSEAAFRSIMSDDAGELIHGDAHRGNLLARDGQVLLIDYEAVAIGPRAWDLIPTATAVDRFGLPPTDYATFCRTYGRDVADWHGYQALRTVRELGMTTWLMQNAHSEPAATEFALRIDSLRKEDRERRWHAL; encoded by the coding sequence ATGGACGCAGTCGTGAACAACGAGGGGTTAACGGAAGCGAGCGCAGCACGAGCGCTGGCATCGGCATGCAGTCAAGTGGGGCTGGGGTCTCAGTCTGCCGATCTGCTGCGACTGGGCGAGAACGCGATTTACGCGCTGCCGTCCGAGAGCATCGCTGTCCGCGTGGCCCGCGCCGACACCGAGGACATCAAGCGGAGAGTTGCCAAAGAGCTGGCAGTCTCCCGCTGGCTGACCTCCCAGGGCTTCCCGGCTGTCCGCCCCCTCGATGAACTACCGCAACCGGTCCAGGCGGACGGCAGGCTCGTTACGTTCTGGGAGTACGTGCCCCCGAGCCACGTCGAACCCAACCTGACGGATCTCGCAAAGCTCCTGCGTGACCTCCACGCATTGCCCCGCCCCGACTTCCCTCTCCCTGTCCTCGACCCCTTTCCCATCATGCGGCGCCGTCTCGCGCTTACCCATGGCGTCGAACGACAGGATGTCGAGTTCCTCACCGAAGCGTGCGACCGCAGTGAAGCGGCCTTCCGCAGCATCATGTCCGATGACGCCGGAGAGCTGATCCACGGAGACGCTCACCGGGGAAATCTGCTGGCCCGCGACGGTCAGGTGCTCCTCATCGACTACGAAGCCGTCGCGATCGGCCCCCGCGCCTGGGACCTCATCCCGACCGCCACCGCCGTCGACAGGTTCGGCCTGCCACCCACCGACTACGCGACCTTCTGCCGAACCTACGGCCGGGACGTCGCCGACTGGCACGGATACCAGGCACTTCGCACCGTGCGGGAGCTGGGCATGACCACATGGCTGATGCAGAACGCCCATTCCGAACCAGCAGCGACAGAATTCGCCCTCCGCATCGACTCTCTACGGAAGGAAGACCGTGAGCGGCGCTGGCACGCTCTCTGA